The nucleotide window ATTTATATCAGAAACTGCAATTGAAAGTGTTAGGGGAGTAGGGCTTCCTTTTAAAACAGGTTGAAAAAGTTTAAACCTACCATTGCCATCATTTTCCAATAATCGGTCTTCTCCCGTTAAAGAGCTAACCAAAAAGTCAGCATCCCCATCAGAATCATAATCTAAGAAAACGACATTATTATCATCCTTTCCTATATTTTCAGTATCTGGCCATAATACAGTTGTAGTATCAACAAAGTAGTTGCCTTCTTTATTGATAAACAAATGTTCTCTCCTAGAACTAGATTTACCATCTACAATGTCACCGTCATTTATTGTTACTAGATCCAAATAGCCATCCGAATTTACATCCATGGGCTCGAAATCGTAATTATTAGTATATGCAGGAAGTCCACGGATATTCTTAAAATTTCCATCCCCATCATTTTGAAAAAGCCGACTATTTCCACATCGTTTACAAGAAATTGCGATATCCAAATCAAAATCATTATCAAAATCGATAAATTCTAAGTCCCATGAAAACTGAATTAAAATATCAGGCATTTGTGTATCGGTTACATCAGTAAAATTTCCAAATCCATCATTTAACCATAGCATTGTTCTTCCACCCGCATTACTCATGTTATTTCCAGGTCCCCAATCTGTTAAAACTAAATCCAAGTCTCCATCAAAATCAACGTCACCTATTTCAATGTCGCCGACACTTGCATTTTTTTTAGGGAAATTAGTTGATGTAACATTTTTAAAAGTTCCATTTCCTGATCCTAAATACAATTGGCTTTGTGTTTGGTATGTTGTGCCAATTATTAAATCAACGATGTCATCGTTATTTATATCTCTTGCCTTAATGACTCTTGAAATGAATTTTGCCTCACCAAATATATCTTTAGTAACTTCTGAAAATTGAGTATCTGGACCTTGATTTATAAAAATTCGACTATATTCTGCCTCACCTGGTTCAGAATAATTACCGCCATTAGCAAATAATAAGTCTACTCTACCATCATCATTTAGATCGGCAATTTCAACACGATTTGTCCATTCCTTGGTCGCTGGCAAATAAGTCTCTGTATTGTCTACCCAAAGTTCTTCAAAATTAACATCAGAATTGAGTTTCTTGGAGGTTGTTTCCTCTTGTTTACATGAGAAAACTAGCAACAATAATAGAATTAGGATGCAATAGGTTCTAAAACGAATGGTTAATAAAACCATATAAGAATTGAATTAATTTTTATGAACCTCTTTTTAGTTCTGTTTTTTTTGGAAATATTACTTTAAGATTAAAAATTCCACTCTACGATTAATAGAATGTTCCAATTCTGAGCAGTTACTTCCGCAATTAACCAAAGGCTGTGATTCTCCAAAACCTCTAGATTGTAAACGATCTTTGCTTATACCGTTGGCGATTAAATATTCCATAGCTGATTTGGCCCTGTTCTCAGATAAAAACATGTTGTAATTGTCTGGGCCACGAGAATCGGTATGGGCCCCAAGTTGAACTTCCATCCTTGGATATTTGTTCATCAAATCAATTAATATGTTAAGGGTTTTACCGGCCTGAGGAAGGATATCCCATTTATTGAAATCGAAATAAAGATTTTCTAATGCTATATAGTTGAAACCATCCCGTTCCACAACAATTTCTTCTGCGTCATCATAGGATAGCAATTCAATTTCTAACTCTTTCTCTACTACGCCATTAACATCGGTTGTAAATTCTTCTGTTGTAGGGATGTATAGATCTTTTAAAGCCTCAATTTTATAAGAGGAATTAGGTTTGGTTTTAAATTCGAAATTTCCATTTTCATCCACCTGCATTTCGGTAATTTTTTCGTCTTTATCATTAAATAAAATAACTGTTGCGCCTTGGACAATTTCCTTGGTTGTTTTATCAATTACCTGTCCCTTAACCAAATTATTATATTTCGGTTTTCTTATAAAACTATAGAGGTTATCCGTTCCAGATCTATTTGATGAAAAATAACCATGGTTTATTTTGTCTATTACATATCCAAAATCATCAAGGCCAGAATTGATTGGTTCACCAACATTTGAAGTCTCAATTTGGCTATCGCTGAGGATTGTCATGAAAACATCTAAGCCGCCAAGTCCCTGATGACCATCTGAAGCAAAATATAATGTATCACCTGTTATAAAAGGAAACTGGTCTCTTTGTTTCG belongs to Aegicerativicinus sediminis and includes:
- a CDS encoding FG-GAP repeat domain-containing protein, which gives rise to MLVFSCKQEETTSKKLNSDVNFEELWVDNTETYLPATKEWTNRVEIADLNDDGRVDLLFANGGNYSEPGEAEYSRIFINQGPDTQFSEVTKDIFGEAKFISRVIKARDINNDDIVDLIIGTTYQTQSQLYLGSGNGTFKNVTSTNFPKKNASVGDIEIGDVDFDGDLDLVLTDWGPGNNMSNAGGRTMLWLNDGFGNFTDVTDTQMPDILIQFSWDLEFIDFDNDFDLDIAISCKRCGNSRLFQNDGDGNFKNIRGLPAYTNNYDFEPMDVNSDGYLDLVTINDGDIVDGKSSSRREHLFINKEGNYFVDTTTVLWPDTENIGKDDNNVVFLDYDSDGDADFLVSSLTGEDRLLENDGNGRFKLFQPVLKGSPTPLTLSIAVSDINNDGKLDIVMGQGEGSEGIEERIFIGNTILKDSAPPIISHISKELDSIDNTIEIRARIHDNKSPNMPQDWKSIEIIMGNETFGTPLRWYGENLWWVKVPEVNDKALTICATDANGNKTCKDVSQ